The Acidimicrobiales bacterium genome includes the window TCGGAAGAGCTCTGGAAGATCGGCTTGAACTGAGGCAGCTGCGAGGCCACCCCCATGGCGATCAGAAAGGCCAGGAACATGGCCGCGCCGCCGACCGTCGGCGTCGGGCGATCGTGTACCCGGCGGGCATCGGGCTGCGCCACGGCGCCCACCCGCAGCGCCAGCCGACGCACGACGAACGTCAGGCCGTACGTCCCGAGGGCCGCCACGGCCAGGACGGCGACGTAGTCGAGCACCTCTGATCCTCTAGGGCGCCAAGTGGGGGTAGGGCCGGAACTTGGCACACAGCACCCTCACCTCGTCGGCCACCGCCGCCAGGGCCGACTCGTCTCCCCGAGCCCGCAGCGCCCGGCCCACCAGGCCAGCCACCTCACCCATCTCCGGCTCAGTCATGCCGGCCGTGGTCATCGCCGGGGTGCCCAGGCGCAGCCCGCTGGTGACGAAGGGCGAGCGGGGGTCCCCGGGGATCTGGTTGCGGTTGCAGGTGATCCCGGCGCCGTCCAGGACCTCCTGGGCGAGCTTGCCGGTCAGCTCGGGATCGAAGCTACGGAGGTCCACCAGCACGAGGTGGTTGTCCGTACCCCCGGACACCAACCTGAACCCTTCGCTCTCCAGGGCCAGGGCCAGGGCGCGGGAGTTGGCGACGATCTGGGTGGCGTAGGCGCGGAACGAGGGCTGGGCGGCCTCGTTGAAGGCGACCGCCTTGGCCGCGATGACGTGCTCGAGGGGCCCGCCCTGCAGCCCCGGGAAGACGGCCCGGTCGATGTCCGCCGCCAGCTCGGCCCGGCACAGGATGGCCCCACCCCGGGGACCCCGCAGGGTCTTGTGGGTGGTGAAGGTGACGACGTCGGCGAACGGTGTCGGGTTCGGGTGCACACCAGCAGCGATGAGCCCGGCGGGATGGGCGGCGTCACAGAGGAACCGGGCGCCGACCTCGTCGGCGATGGCGCGGAAGGGCTCCGGATCGATGGTTCGTGGGTAGGCGGTGGCCCCGGCCACGATGAGCTTCGGCCGCTCGGCCCGCGCCAGCTCGGCTACCTGGTCGATATCGATGCGCTCTCCCGACCCGTCCGGCCGAGCGGGCGTCACGCCGTAGGCGACGAAGCGGTAGCGCTGACCGCTGAAGTTGACCGGCGACCCGTGGGTGAGGTGGCCACCCTGGTCGAGCCGCATGGCTAGCACGGTGTCGCCCGGCTCCAGCAGGGCCATGTAGGCGGCGTCGTTGGCGCTGGCACCCGAATGGGGCTGGACGTTGGCGTGGTCGGCGGCGAACACACGCTTCACCCGCTCGCGGGCGAGGTCCTCGACGTCGTCGACGACACGATTTCCTCCGTAGTACCGCTTGTGCGGGTACCCCTCGGAGTACTTGTTGGTGAGGACCGAACCGGTCGCCGCCATCACCGCCCGGGACGCGAAGTTCTCCGACGCGATGAGCTGGAGCGTCGTCTGCTGTCGGTCGAGCTCGCGCTCGAGCAGCTGCTCGAGCTCGTGGTCCTCGACCGCGCCGCGCCTCTCTCGATCTTCTCTCATCAGGCTCCCATTCTCACCAGAGCGACCAGTGCCGACACCAGCTCGGAGAGCTCCGCCGCCGTCGCCTCGTACCCAGACCGTGGGCCGCCGATCGGGTCGGCGACATCATCAGCGCGGGACGCACCCAGCAACTCCGAGTGGGTGCGATCGGCGGCCACCTTCGCCAGCCATTCGTCCAGCGACTGGCCCCTCGCCCACGGACCTGCCGGCTCCGCGCGGCGAACGAGCTCCTTGAGGGTGAAGGAGTTGGGCCAGGCGGCGGGGTCGATCAGGGCGACCTCCCGGACGTGCTGTCGAGCCATGCCGAGGACAAGATCAGCGCCTGCCACGAGGGGATCCGACAGTCGCCGGCTGCGATGGTGCGAGATGTCGATGCCGCGCGCCGCCATCGCGGCCACCGCCTCGGGGGCGGCGGGAGACCCGGCGTCCAGCACACCTGCCGACCGAATGCCCGCCTCGATGCCGAGGCCCTCCAGCCGGTGGCGGAGCAGGCCTTCGGCCATGGGAGATCGACAGATGTTCGCCGTGCAGACCAGGAGGACGTCGATCCTGGCAGTGTACCGGCGCCCCTGCGACGGCTACGGTTGCCCGGCGGCCCCAGCGCTGCGTCACCAGGAGGTCCGCTCCCCCGTGAATCCAGACCCTCGCGCCCCCGTCATCGTCGGGGTGGGTCAGAGCCTGCGCCGGCCCGACGCCTCCTCGGATCTGACCGTCCTGCCCGATCCGGCCACCATGATGGCCGACGCCCTGCGCGCCGCCGGCGAGGACAGCGGCACCGGGGACCGCCTGCTGCGGGCCGCCGACAGCGTTCGGGTGGTCGACACCCTCTCCTGG containing:
- the glyA gene encoding serine hydroxymethyltransferase, coding for MREDRERRGAVEDHELEQLLERELDRQQTTLQLIASENFASRAVMAATGSVLTNKYSEGYPHKRYYGGNRVVDDVEDLARERVKRVFAADHANVQPHSGASANDAAYMALLEPGDTVLAMRLDQGGHLTHGSPVNFSGQRYRFVAYGVTPARPDGSGERIDIDQVAELARAERPKLIVAGATAYPRTIDPEPFRAIADEVGARFLCDAAHPAGLIAAGVHPNPTPFADVVTFTTHKTLRGPRGGAILCRAELAADIDRAVFPGLQGGPLEHVIAAKAVAFNEAAQPSFRAYATQIVANSRALALALESEGFRLVSGGTDNHLVLVDLRSFDPELTGKLAQEVLDGAGITCNRNQIPGDPRSPFVTSGLRLGTPAMTTAGMTEPEMGEVAGLVGRALRARGDESALAAVADEVRVLCAKFRPYPHLAP